In Pedobacter sp. W3I1, one DNA window encodes the following:
- a CDS encoding PleD family two-component system response regulator encodes MAKRIYVLEDDQDIRDIIQMILTEEKYEVISFSSIREFMSKDKHDQADLFLLDISLPDGNGINVCEMLKKDDNTEKIPVLMMSAHSSQYEVENSCGAQGFIAKPFDIYKLIEQVGHSIRYS; translated from the coding sequence ATGGCAAAAAGAATATACGTCCTCGAAGATGATCAGGACATCAGGGATATTATACAAATGATCCTTACTGAGGAAAAATATGAAGTGATAAGCTTTTCGAGTATTCGTGAATTCATGTCAAAGGACAAACATGATCAGGCAGACCTGTTCCTTCTTGATATCAGTTTACCCGATGGTAACGGAATCAATGTATGTGAAATGCTTAAAAAAGATGATAACACTGAAAAAATACCTGTGCTCATGATGAGCGCACACTCGAGTCAGTACGAGGTAGAAAATTCGTGCGGCGCACAGGGTTTTATTGCTAAACCCTTTGATATATATAAGCTGATAGAACAGGTTGGCCACAGCATCCGCTACAGTTAA
- a CDS encoding arylsulfatase gives MKNILKFIAFATLTANFASVQAQSKKKPNIIFILADDLGYGNVHSFNPNSKIPTPNLDKLTEEGIKFTRFYSGNTVCAPSRCALMTGYTMGHAWVRGNAKAKDGLAALRAQDTTLAERLKGNGYKTGMFGKWGLGDEDSKGAPHLKGFDSFYGYLDQSHAHDYYTNRLYEIVGGKTVEVPVDTTKYTEDLIVNKAVDFINANKDQPFFLYLPLTVPHAELKVPAELLRKFQNADGSSKFPPETPFEKKGNYDSQAQPHATFAAMVNKLDTDVGTIVALIKKLGLDNDTYIFFTSDNGPHKEGGADPVFFNSSGEFRGVKRDLYEGGIRVPLIVRAPGKIAAGQVNPTPWAFWDVLPTLGELTGTASPRNIDGLSFSPLLSGKKAVKEHDYFYWQFNESGLKEALTKGDWKLIRFKDKGTAEKLELYNLKADIGEKNDVASKNPETVKTLYALMKQAKTPSENPRFDWSEIEK, from the coding sequence ATGAAAAATATATTAAAATTTATAGCTTTTGCTACGCTAACGGCCAATTTTGCTTCTGTACAGGCACAAAGTAAAAAGAAACCCAACATTATTTTTATCCTGGCCGATGATTTAGGTTATGGTAACGTACACAGCTTTAACCCGAATTCTAAAATTCCAACGCCGAATCTGGATAAGCTCACAGAGGAAGGAATTAAGTTCACCCGTTTCTATTCCGGAAATACCGTTTGTGCTCCTTCGAGATGTGCCTTAATGACGGGTTATACCATGGGGCATGCCTGGGTAAGGGGTAATGCAAAAGCCAAAGATGGTCTTGCCGCTCTACGCGCTCAGGATACGACCCTTGCCGAGCGCTTAAAAGGAAATGGGTATAAAACAGGCATGTTTGGTAAGTGGGGGCTTGGTGATGAAGACAGCAAAGGTGCGCCGCATTTAAAAGGTTTCGATAGTTTTTATGGCTACCTGGATCAATCGCATGCGCACGATTATTACACCAATCGTTTGTACGAAATTGTTGGCGGTAAAACAGTAGAAGTGCCTGTTGACACCACAAAATATACCGAAGACCTGATTGTAAATAAAGCTGTTGATTTTATTAATGCCAATAAAGATCAGCCTTTCTTTTTGTATTTGCCTTTAACGGTTCCACATGCGGAGTTAAAAGTGCCTGCAGAACTATTGAGGAAATTTCAGAATGCAGATGGTTCGAGTAAATTTCCACCAGAAACCCCTTTCGAGAAAAAAGGAAACTATGATAGTCAGGCGCAGCCACATGCTACTTTTGCAGCAATGGTAAATAAACTTGATACCGATGTAGGTACTATTGTAGCGTTGATTAAGAAATTAGGTTTGGATAACGATACCTATATTTTCTTTACCAGTGATAACGGGCCACATAAAGAAGGTGGTGCCGATCCAGTGTTTTTTAACAGCAGTGGCGAGTTCAGGGGCGTAAAAAGAGATCTGTACGAAGGTGGAATCCGCGTACCATTGATTGTAAGAGCGCCTGGCAAAATTGCTGCAGGGCAGGTTAATCCTACGCCATGGGCCTTTTGGGATGTATTGCCGACATTAGGAGAGTTAACAGGTACAGCATCACCCAGAAATATAGATGGATTATCTTTTTCGCCATTATTAAGTGGTAAAAAAGCAGTTAAAGAACATGATTATTTCTACTGGCAGTTTAATGAAAGCGGTTTGAAAGAAGCTTTAACCAAAGGCGACTGGAAATTGATCCGTTTTAAAGATAAAGGCACTGCCGAAAAGTTAGAGTTGTATAACTTAAAAGCTGATATTGGTGAAAAGAATGATGTTGCTTCTAAAAACCCTGAAACTGTTAAAACACTTTATGCTTTAATGAAACAGGCTAAAACACCATCAGAAAACCCTCGTTTTGATTGGTCAGAAATTGAAAAATAG
- a CDS encoding alpha/beta fold hydrolase: MKSPIKRNNVNIIGNGQKVIVFAHGFGCDQNSWKFIIDAFTDEYKLVLFDYVGSGKSDLSQYDPVRYGTLNGYAQDILEVCTELDIQDAIFIGHSVSAMIGLLAAKINPALFKKLIFIGPSPRYLNDEGYKGGFERPDLEALFEFMDNNYLGWSSALAPAIMGNADRPELGEFLTSSFCSTDPDIAREFAKVTFFSDNRHDLKDVNIESLTLQCSDDIIAPLEVGDYIHANLKGNQLVIMKATGHCPHISEPEETITAIKAYLNN; this comes from the coding sequence ATGAAGTCCCCAATAAAAAGAAATAACGTAAATATCATCGGGAACGGCCAAAAGGTAATTGTGTTTGCCCACGGTTTCGGCTGTGATCAAAACTCCTGGAAGTTCATTATTGATGCCTTTACTGATGAGTATAAACTTGTCCTGTTTGATTATGTCGGCTCCGGTAAATCCGATCTGAGCCAATATGACCCGGTGAGATATGGTACGCTTAATGGATATGCACAAGATATTTTGGAAGTCTGCACTGAGCTCGACATTCAGGACGCCATTTTTATCGGCCATTCCGTAAGTGCTATGATCGGTCTTCTGGCGGCAAAGATTAATCCTGCACTTTTTAAAAAACTTATTTTTATAGGCCCTTCACCCCGTTATCTAAACGATGAGGGTTATAAAGGCGGATTTGAAAGGCCGGACCTGGAAGCACTCTTCGAGTTTATGGACAACAATTATCTGGGCTGGTCCAGCGCACTGGCCCCTGCGATTATGGGGAATGCTGACAGACCGGAACTCGGTGAATTTCTGACCAGCAGTTTCTGTTCTACCGATCCCGACATAGCCCGGGAATTTGCAAAGGTTACTTTCTTTTCCGATAACCGACATGATCTGAAAGACGTAAATATTGAAAGCCTGACCTTACAATGCTCAGATGATATCATTGCACCGCTGGAGGTTGGCGATTACATTCACGCAAACCTTAAGGGCAATCAGCTTGTTATAATGAAGGCTACCGGGCATTGCCCCCATATCAGCGAACCAGAGGAAACCATTACAGCTATTAAAGCTTATCTGAACAATTAA
- a CDS encoding HRDC domain-containing protein: MNTPDPDNQLLLDFLTTTNQPVFLTGKAGTGKTTLLRKIRDTTKKNFAIVAPTAVAAINAGGVTLHSFFQIPFGPLVPVVDENAETNFKYSDEKTRLLRCLDLLIIDEISMVRVDLIDFIDRTLKRVKGSNRPFGGVQVLMIGDLYQLSPIFHDAWHILGSYYSSPYFFDSLVFRSTPMLTFTLDKVYRQSDPIFLDILNGMRENSLDADLLAKLNERYDPSLDQEWKDDYITLTTHNQLVNEINQGCLEKLQGEIFEFNAEVSGDFPKDAYPTDEKLQLKLGAQVIFIKNDSSGKKQFYNGKAAKITAINQDSIKVTFTNGGREIEVEKEIWQNVKYSLSAEENKIDETSTGSFSQYPFKLAWAITVHKSQGLTFDQAIVDVSTAFTHGQAYVALSRCRSLEGLILKSPVVAENIITDAKVISFTKTTHQDKPTADLLARYSQQYAWGLIHELLDFSLIAKDWEKLGRSKLIDKDEKNAFLSIYEQGTQILQHEIFKVARNFIAKEFSKISTDENPANESAFMERLQKASDYFVPKLEQLITLTARIVAINFYNDTHSDKLLTALNDCKDALQIKLALFKISWNPFSIKDYINTLHAAGNKQPEKKPVKSSIKPKEISNPQVYKNLVEWRKTIAQQRGTQDYAVLSDLALLSIAEKMPRTTDQLAALKSVGIGNAKELGQQITRIVNAHLGTSELF; encoded by the coding sequence ATGAATACGCCCGATCCGGACAACCAACTTCTTTTAGATTTTTTAACCACCACCAACCAGCCTGTTTTTCTAACTGGTAAAGCTGGAACAGGTAAAACTACCCTCCTACGCAAGATTAGGGATACCACAAAAAAGAATTTTGCCATTGTTGCACCTACTGCTGTGGCGGCAATAAATGCTGGTGGCGTAACGCTTCACTCCTTTTTTCAGATTCCTTTCGGCCCTTTGGTTCCGGTTGTTGATGAAAATGCGGAAACGAATTTTAAATACTCGGATGAAAAAACAAGGTTATTACGCTGCCTTGATTTATTAATCATTGATGAGATTAGTATGGTTAGAGTTGATCTAATTGATTTTATCGACCGCACTTTAAAGCGCGTTAAAGGCTCTAACCGCCCCTTTGGTGGCGTTCAGGTATTAATGATTGGTGATCTTTACCAGCTCTCTCCTATTTTTCATGATGCCTGGCACATCCTGGGGAGTTACTATTCCAGTCCCTACTTTTTCGATAGCCTGGTTTTCAGGTCTACGCCAATGCTTACCTTTACTTTAGATAAAGTTTACCGCCAATCAGACCCCATATTTCTGGATATTTTGAACGGCATGCGAGAAAACAGTCTCGACGCTGACCTTCTTGCAAAACTGAACGAACGTTACGATCCATCTTTAGATCAGGAATGGAAAGATGACTACATTACTTTAACGACCCATAACCAGCTGGTTAACGAAATTAACCAGGGCTGTTTAGAAAAGTTACAAGGAGAAATTTTCGAATTCAATGCAGAAGTAAGTGGCGATTTCCCTAAGGATGCCTATCCTACCGATGAAAAACTTCAGTTAAAACTGGGTGCGCAAGTCATCTTTATCAAAAATGATTCCTCGGGCAAAAAGCAATTTTATAATGGCAAAGCGGCAAAAATAACTGCAATTAATCAAGATTCGATAAAAGTAACTTTCACTAATGGCGGCAGGGAAATCGAAGTAGAAAAAGAAATCTGGCAAAATGTTAAATATAGCCTGAGTGCCGAAGAAAATAAAATCGACGAAACCAGCACCGGATCATTCTCTCAGTATCCTTTTAAACTGGCCTGGGCCATTACTGTACATAAAAGCCAGGGATTAACCTTTGATCAGGCCATAGTTGATGTAAGCACCGCATTTACCCACGGACAGGCTTACGTAGCACTCAGCCGTTGCAGAAGTTTAGAAGGACTTATCTTAAAATCACCTGTGGTTGCCGAAAACATCATTACCGATGCAAAGGTCATCAGTTTCACAAAAACCACTCACCAGGATAAACCTACAGCTGATCTGCTTGCACGTTATAGTCAGCAATATGCCTGGGGATTGATCCATGAATTGCTGGATTTCTCGCTGATCGCCAAAGATTGGGAAAAACTCGGGCGTTCCAAACTGATCGACAAAGACGAGAAAAATGCCTTTTTATCTATTTACGAACAGGGAACCCAGATTCTTCAGCACGAGATTTTTAAAGTAGCCAGGAATTTTATTGCAAAGGAATTTTCTAAAATAAGTACCGATGAAAATCCGGCAAATGAAAGTGCTTTTATGGAACGTTTGCAAAAAGCATCTGATTATTTCGTTCCAAAACTGGAACAGCTTATTACCTTAACGGCTAGAATTGTGGCCATCAACTTTTATAATGATACACACTCTGATAAACTGCTTACGGCATTAAATGATTGTAAAGATGCACTCCAGATCAAGCTGGCTTTATTTAAAATTTCGTGGAACCCCTTTTCGATCAAAGATTATATCAATACTTTGCACGCAGCAGGCAATAAACAACCGGAGAAAAAACCGGTTAAATCGAGCATCAAACCAAAAGAGATTTCCAATCCACAGGTTTATAAAAACCTGGTCGAATGGCGGAAAACAATCGCACAGCAACGGGGCACCCAGGATTATGCTGTACTTTCTGACTTAGCACTACTTTCTATTGCCGAAAAAATGCCCAGAACTACCGACCAACTGGCAGCACTTAAAAGCGTAGGGATTGGCAATGCAAAAGAACTTGGCCAGCAGATTACCCGCATTGTAAACGCCCATTTGGGTACAAGTGAGTTATTTTAA
- a CDS encoding ATP-binding protein produces the protein MEDTKKLKEKLAHYEKENEDLKLKVEELTDFFENASMPLHWVDGEGIIIWANQAELDALGYAKEEYIGFPISNFHADQEVIQDILTRLTNNETLLDYSAKLQCKDGSIKHVLINSNVLRKNGKFVHTRCFTRDITEKIREDQRKSDFVSLVSHELKTPLTTISSYSQLLMKNTKKDEGINFQAATKIQAQAKKMTAMIHDFLNLARVEEGQIRLNEETFELYPLVEEITGDARILDTKHKVRLIDCEAVTLFADREKIGQVLMNLLSNAIKYSPMGGTITIGCRKQPGKVNIYVSDEGLGISKTDQKRLFERFYRVTNDKVKTIGGFGIGLYLVAEILRQHNSQIQVYSQEDEGSTFHFDLEMVISNKTTTFRF, from the coding sequence ATGGAAGACACAAAAAAACTGAAAGAAAAGCTTGCCCATTACGAAAAAGAAAATGAAGATCTGAAACTTAAGGTTGAAGAACTGACTGATTTCTTTGAAAACGCTTCGATGCCACTTCACTGGGTGGATGGAGAAGGAATAATTATATGGGCTAATCAAGCTGAACTTGATGCTTTGGGGTATGCAAAGGAAGAGTATATCGGATTCCCGATCAGTAACTTTCATGCAGACCAGGAAGTTATACAGGACATACTGACGCGTCTTACCAATAATGAAACACTGCTGGATTATTCCGCCAAACTTCAATGCAAGGACGGATCAATCAAGCATGTACTGATCAATTCCAATGTTCTTCGAAAAAACGGAAAATTTGTTCATACCCGCTGTTTTACTAGAGATATTACCGAAAAAATACGAGAGGATCAGCGCAAAAGTGACTTCGTTTCTTTGGTAAGTCACGAATTAAAAACTCCATTGACTACTATCAGTTCTTATAGTCAGCTACTGATGAAAAACACCAAAAAGGACGAAGGGATAAATTTTCAGGCAGCTACAAAGATTCAGGCTCAAGCTAAAAAAATGACCGCTATGATTCATGACTTTCTGAATCTGGCAAGGGTGGAGGAAGGCCAAATACGCCTTAATGAAGAAACTTTTGAATTATATCCATTGGTTGAGGAAATTACCGGAGATGCCCGCATATTAGACACCAAGCATAAAGTTAGACTAATTGATTGCGAAGCGGTTACACTTTTTGCTGATCGTGAGAAAATAGGACAAGTCCTAATGAACCTGTTAAGCAACGCCATCAAATATTCGCCTATGGGTGGTACGATCACTATTGGCTGTAGAAAGCAGCCGGGAAAAGTAAATATCTACGTAAGTGACGAAGGCCTGGGTATCAGTAAAACAGATCAAAAAAGACTGTTTGAACGTTTCTACAGGGTAACTAATGATAAAGTGAAAACCATAGGGGGGTTCGGTATTGGACTTTACCTGGTAGCTGAAATCCTGCGTCAGCACAACAGCCAAATTCAGGTTTACAGTCAGGAAGACGAAGGATCAACTTTTCATTTTGATTTAGAAATGGTAATTTCAAACAAAACGACTACTTTCAGGTTCTGA
- a CDS encoding Hsp70 family protein yields the protein MKRKKEIVDTISIPSLIYFTEVKSMIDGESHIVGEKAIDAYLNDGMKGRFIKSIKQILSRTTFTETRIHNKRYTASDLVTLILKDLKEKADLITGYDCHKAIIGRPVFFDDDNTMKDTLAQTRLKKAAESAGFTDVRFQFEPIGAAFAYEKTIKKKERVLVADLGGGTTDFTYLILDPDKVGSKNRKNDMIASGGIYIGGDSLDSAFMWDKGTPYFGKNTMYEATPGKVLNVPKSLFANICTWDKMNFFNGLKIQKEIEEYYYYSGNDPKFKNLITLIENNLGYSLFRSIEKTKIELSDQPVSTFAYSNMEIEIDENISLEQYNSIIEKDINKIDAYLDQFMETYKINPADIDCLFLTGGTSMVSAVQNLFKRKFPHIPLNSGDNFKSVAKGLAYSGYLFEN from the coding sequence ATGAAGAGAAAGAAAGAAATTGTAGATACGATTTCTATTCCCTCGTTAATCTATTTTACAGAAGTAAAAAGCATGATTGATGGTGAAAGTCATATTGTTGGCGAAAAAGCAATAGATGCTTACCTGAACGATGGCATGAAAGGTCGCTTCATCAAATCCATCAAACAGATCCTTTCGAGAACTACTTTTACCGAAACCCGTATCCATAATAAAAGATATACAGCTTCTGATCTGGTTACCCTGATTCTTAAAGACCTGAAAGAAAAAGCTGACCTGATTACGGGCTACGATTGCCACAAAGCCATTATCGGCCGCCCGGTTTTCTTTGATGACGACAATACCATGAAAGATACCCTGGCGCAAACCAGGTTAAAAAAAGCTGCTGAAAGTGCGGGTTTTACCGATGTGCGTTTTCAATTCGAACCTATTGGGGCAGCTTTTGCCTACGAAAAAACAATCAAAAAGAAGGAACGCGTTTTAGTAGCCGATTTAGGTGGTGGTACAACAGATTTCACCTACCTGATCCTCGATCCGGATAAGGTAGGCAGTAAAAACCGTAAAAACGATATGATTGCGTCTGGTGGTATCTACATTGGTGGCGATAGTCTTGATTCTGCTTTTATGTGGGATAAAGGCACACCCTATTTCGGGAAAAACACCATGTATGAGGCTACTCCTGGCAAAGTTTTAAATGTGCCGAAATCGCTTTTTGCCAATATTTGTACCTGGGATAAAATGAACTTTTTTAACGGTTTAAAAATCCAGAAAGAGATTGAGGAATATTACTATTACTCTGGCAACGATCCGAAGTTTAAAAACCTGATCACCCTGATCGAAAATAACCTGGGTTATTCTTTGTTCAGATCGATCGAGAAAACAAAGATTGAACTTTCAGATCAGCCTGTTTCTACCTTCGCCTATAGTAACATGGAAATCGAGATTGATGAAAATATTTCGCTGGAACAGTATAATTCGATTATCGAAAAAGACATCAATAAAATCGATGCTTACCTGGATCAGTTTATGGAAACATACAAAATTAACCCGGCAGATATTGACTGTTTGTTTTTAACTGGAGGAACATCGATGGTTTCGGCCGTGCAAAACTTGTTTAAACGCAAGTTCCCTCACATCCCATTAAACTCTGGCGATAATTTTAAAAGCGTAGCCAAAGGACTGGCTTACAGTGGTTATCTATTTGAAAATTAA
- a CDS encoding RagB/SusD family nutrient uptake outer membrane protein, producing the protein MRKYILFIFISVFLFGCKDYLDVTPTDRFTQDTYWNTKVQAEAALNGTYAAIYYNVYAANSIYLDALSPNTYQYNNDYNIISRGLHNAATAYFNETWNGSYKGIGRANNVLANIDKVSMDGALKERYKAEAKYLRALYYIPLWNLFGGAPLITDATNYETQANLPRNTADELLTQILKDLTEASSGTALPLTYSGVDKGRATRGAALALKARVLLYAKRWKEAAEAAKAVIDLKTYSLFPDYRGLFYLENEGNSEVIFDVQYKYPEFTHSLDISLDQQLGSAPLPDLVNTYYATDGKPINSSAVYNAAKPFENRDSRLQATVILPGTQFKGATVTAIQYPSTGYGLKKYTIFKDNEKPVAAPTSGTSELNLILLRYADVLLMYAEAKNEDSGPDQSVFDALNLVRARAKMPNIPSTLGQQELRAEIRHERRVELAGEGLYYYDVRRWRIAEQVLNGNITNSAGARIDSRLFDANKDYLWPVPSIAIQNNPILKQNPNYNK; encoded by the coding sequence ATGAGAAAATATATTCTATTTATATTCATTTCGGTGTTCTTGTTTGGCTGTAAAGATTATCTGGATGTAACGCCAACTGATCGTTTTACGCAAGACACCTATTGGAATACGAAAGTGCAGGCAGAAGCTGCCCTGAACGGAACCTATGCTGCAATTTACTACAATGTTTATGCTGCCAATTCCATCTATCTGGATGCCTTAAGTCCGAATACTTACCAGTACAATAACGATTATAACATCATTTCGAGGGGTTTGCACAATGCGGCAACAGCTTATTTTAACGAAACCTGGAATGGCAGTTACAAAGGTATAGGCAGAGCCAATAATGTATTGGCCAATATCGATAAAGTAAGTATGGATGGCGCCTTAAAAGAAAGGTATAAAGCCGAAGCCAAATATCTTCGTGCCTTATATTATATTCCCCTTTGGAATCTGTTTGGTGGAGCGCCATTAATTACCGATGCCACTAATTACGAAACACAGGCCAATTTGCCAAGAAACACGGCCGATGAATTGCTCACGCAGATTTTAAAAGATTTAACCGAAGCCTCATCAGGAACCGCATTACCTTTAACCTACTCTGGTGTAGATAAAGGAAGAGCAACGCGTGGTGCAGCCTTAGCTTTAAAAGCAAGGGTTTTATTGTATGCCAAACGCTGGAAAGAAGCTGCCGAAGCTGCAAAAGCAGTTATTGATTTAAAAACTTACAGTTTGTTTCCCGATTACCGTGGCTTATTCTATCTGGAAAACGAAGGCAATAGCGAAGTAATTTTTGATGTGCAATACAAATATCCTGAATTTACCCATTCGCTCGATATCAGTTTAGATCAACAACTGGGCTCAGCACCTTTGCCCGATCTGGTAAATACCTATTACGCAACCGATGGAAAGCCAATAAACAGTTCAGCGGTTTATAATGCTGCAAAACCATTTGAAAACCGCGATAGCAGATTACAGGCCACCGTAATTTTACCAGGTACACAGTTTAAAGGTGCTACCGTAACCGCAATTCAATACCCCAGTACAGGTTATGGATTAAAAAAATATACTATTTTTAAAGACAATGAAAAACCTGTTGCAGCACCAACAAGCGGAACATCAGAGTTAAATTTAATTTTACTTCGGTATGCTGATGTACTCTTGATGTACGCCGAAGCAAAAAATGAAGATTCTGGTCCCGATCAATCGGTTTTTGATGCTTTGAATTTAGTAAGAGCAAGGGCTAAAATGCCAAATATTCCATCTACTTTAGGTCAGCAAGAATTGAGGGCAGAGATTAGGCATGAACGGAGAGTAGAACTGGCAGGAGAAGGTTTATATTATTATGATGTACGCAGGTGGAGAATAGCTGAGCAGGTATTAAATGGAAATATTACCAATAGCGCAGGGGCAAGGATTGATAGCCGCCTTTTCGATGCCAATAAAGATTATTTATGGCCAGTGCCGTCAATTGCAATCCAGAATAATCCGATATTAAAACAGAATCCAAACTATAACAAATAG
- a CDS encoding PAS domain-containing sensor histidine kinase, translating to MPTVYNRENIGSLIDIEALYQYAPCGYVSFIPDGTIIKVNHTLLEWLGEQEDDLLFKKKFSDLISKGGNMHFEMFFRPMINVHGKVKELSYELMGKEGEILPVLLSATTIRDGNNKIAAINAALYEITDRKKFEKELVIAKKQADLERKRFAFLADLIPEIIWTADTYGHIDYVNERFFQYFNIDHRIVHSRRLLLRIHPEERKLFMTEWRACFGTGRELNITLRLEGEQGIHKWHLIKGAPHQDEYGKLTKWFGSCFNIDDHVKALQKKDDFISIASHELKTPVTSLKASLQLLDRLKSEIQSKKIISLIDQAIRNAGKVNTLISDLLNASQMSQGQLHLNKKSFYISEILKDCCNHLNEDLHRVTFEGDVSLTLFGDQDRISQVITNFINNAVKYAPQSKIIKISVRQLSKSIKVAVIDDGPGISKDKQEHLFDRYYRVDSNGAQVSGLGLGLYISAEIIRKHDGTIGVDSSPGKGASFWFTIPLSEE from the coding sequence TTGCCGACAGTATATAACAGGGAAAATATTGGGTCGCTGATCGACATAGAGGCACTTTATCAGTATGCCCCCTGTGGTTATGTATCGTTTATCCCGGATGGGACGATCATTAAGGTCAACCATACGCTACTGGAATGGCTGGGAGAACAGGAGGACGATCTTCTTTTCAAAAAAAAGTTTTCCGATCTTATTTCAAAAGGAGGCAATATGCATTTTGAAATGTTTTTCCGGCCTATGATCAATGTTCACGGAAAGGTGAAGGAGCTTAGTTATGAGCTGATGGGAAAAGAAGGTGAAATCCTTCCTGTTCTGTTGAGCGCCACTACGATCAGGGATGGTAATAATAAGATCGCTGCGATAAACGCGGCACTGTATGAAATCACCGACCGTAAAAAATTTGAAAAGGAACTTGTTATTGCCAAGAAACAGGCAGACCTGGAAAGAAAAAGGTTTGCTTTCCTGGCCGATCTCATTCCCGAAATCATCTGGACGGCCGATACCTATGGGCATATCGACTATGTCAATGAGCGGTTTTTTCAGTATTTTAATATTGATCACCGGATTGTCCATTCCCGCCGTCTTTTGCTCAGAATTCATCCTGAAGAACGGAAATTGTTTATGACTGAATGGCGCGCGTGCTTTGGTACTGGCAGGGAATTGAATATCACATTGAGGCTGGAAGGTGAACAAGGTATACATAAATGGCATTTGATCAAAGGCGCACCACATCAAGATGAATATGGTAAACTTACCAAATGGTTCGGTTCATGCTTCAATATAGACGACCATGTTAAGGCCCTGCAGAAAAAAGATGATTTCATCAGCATAGCCAGCCATGAGCTGAAAACCCCGGTTACGAGTTTAAAGGCATCACTTCAGTTACTGGACCGGCTGAAGTCTGAAATCCAGTCGAAGAAGATAATCAGCCTCATTGATCAGGCTATCAGAAATGCAGGAAAAGTGAACACACTTATTTCTGATCTGCTAAATGCAAGCCAGATGTCGCAGGGACAGCTGCATTTGAACAAGAAGAGTTTTTATATATCTGAAATCCTAAAAGACTGCTGTAACCACCTCAATGAAGATTTGCATCGAGTAACATTTGAAGGTGACGTGTCACTCACATTGTTTGGCGACCAAGACAGGATATCGCAGGTTATTACAAATTTTATCAATAATGCGGTAAAATATGCTCCCCAGTCAAAAATCATCAAAATCAGTGTCCGGCAGCTAAGCAAATCTATCAAAGTTGCGGTGATTGACGATGGACCAGGTATCTCAAAAGATAAGCAGGAACATTTATTTGACAGGTACTACCGTGTAGACAGTAATGGTGCACAGGTATCAGGTTTGGGCCTCGGCCTCTACATCTCGGCAGAAATAATCAGAAAGCACGATGGAACAATCGGTGTAGACAGTTCGCCTGGAAAGGGTGCCAGTTTCTGGTTTACGATTCCCTTGTCAGAAGAATAG